The following are encoded in a window of Sutcliffiella horikoshii genomic DNA:
- the yhaM gene encoding 3'-5' exoribonuclease YhaM, with amino-acid sequence MKKGILHFEVGEQVDVHLLIKTATKGIASNGKPFLTLIFQDKSGEIEAKLWDASSDDEELYTPQSIVRVLGDIHHYRGRNQLKIRKIKPKEDHENVNVSDLIETAPLSQEQMMDKITQAIFEMKNPNIQRITRHLLKKHQNEFLQYPAATKNHHEFVSGLAYHVVSMLDLAKAIASLYPSLDKDLLYAGVILHDLGKVTELSGPVSTSYTIEGNLIGHISIMVNEIGKAAEELGIEGEEIMVLQHLVLSHHGKLEWGSPKLPLIKEAEILHYIDNIDAKMNMLDRALERVKPGEYTERIFAMDNRNFYKPTFHN; translated from the coding sequence ATGAAAAAAGGTATCCTCCACTTTGAAGTGGGAGAACAAGTAGATGTTCACTTATTAATTAAAACAGCAACAAAAGGAATAGCAAGCAACGGAAAACCTTTTCTAACGTTAATATTTCAAGACAAAAGCGGTGAGATAGAAGCAAAACTGTGGGATGCTTCATCAGATGATGAAGAGCTCTACACACCACAAAGCATTGTAAGAGTGCTTGGTGACATCCACCATTATCGTGGCCGTAATCAATTGAAGATCCGCAAAATCAAGCCAAAAGAAGACCATGAGAACGTCAATGTCTCTGATCTGATTGAAACTGCGCCATTAAGCCAAGAACAGATGATGGATAAAATAACACAGGCTATCTTTGAAATGAAGAATCCCAATATACAAAGAATCACAAGGCACCTGCTGAAAAAGCATCAAAATGAATTTCTGCAATATCCAGCAGCAACAAAGAATCACCACGAATTTGTATCCGGTTTGGCCTATCATGTCGTCTCCATGCTAGACCTTGCTAAAGCCATAGCCAGCTTATATCCTTCACTAGATAAGGACCTTCTCTATGCAGGCGTCATTCTTCATGACTTAGGTAAGGTTACGGAACTGTCCGGACCTGTATCCACAAGTTACACGATTGAAGGGAACTTAATCGGCCATATTTCGATTATGGTTAATGAAATCGGAAAAGCGGCAGAGGAGCTTGGAATTGAAGGAGAAGAAATCATGGTTCTTCAACACTTGGTTCTAAGTCATCATGGTAAACTGGAGTGGGGCAGCCCGAAGCTGCCGCTTATAAAAGAAGCGGAAATCCTCCATTATATCGACAATATTGATGCGAAAATGAATATGCTAGATCGTGCACTAGAACGCGTTAAACCTGGAGAGTACACGGAAAGAATTTTTGCAATGGACAACAGAAACTTCTATAAACCTACTTTTCATAATTAA
- a CDS encoding tryptophan transporter — translation MNTKTLVSLALLVGIGAVLHTVVPGVILGMKPDLALTMMFLGIMLFPEKKNVLLLGVVTGLISAMTTTFPAGQIPNIIDKPITAFLFFFLLLALKKLDKPLVKAGILTVIGTLISGAIFLFSALTLVGLPGGESFAFFFVTAVLPAVALNATVMIIIYPIVTSIAKRSNLIPAT, via the coding sequence ATGAATACAAAGACTTTAGTATCACTAGCTTTATTAGTAGGAATCGGTGCCGTTCTGCACACAGTTGTACCGGGGGTCATTCTCGGTATGAAGCCAGACTTAGCGTTAACGATGATGTTTTTAGGTATCATGCTGTTTCCAGAAAAGAAAAATGTATTGTTATTAGGTGTCGTGACAGGATTAATTTCCGCCATGACCACCACTTTTCCAGCCGGTCAGATCCCAAATATCATTGATAAGCCGATTACAGCATTTTTGTTCTTCTTCTTGCTTCTTGCATTGAAGAAACTGGACAAACCACTAGTTAAAGCAGGAATTTTAACCGTTATCGGTACCCTCATTTCAGGAGCGATCTTCCTTTTTAGCGCCCTGACACTAGTAGGATTGCCAGGCGGAGAATCTTTTGCATTCTTCTTCGTTACAGCCGTATTGCCAGCTGTCGCATTGAATGCAACAGTCATGATCATTATCTATCCAATTGTAACGAGCATTGCTAAACGCTCAAATCTAATACCTGCAACATAA
- a CDS encoding peptidylprolyl isomerase: MKKWMIALGATASILALTACNNDKADNSEVIAETSAGNITQDELYEAMKDRFGEEVLRELVYDKVLSEKYEVTDEEVQERLDELKQQLGPQFDSAMAQSGFKNEEQLSQTLRISMLQEKAAMESVEVTDEEIQKYYDEMKPEIRASHILVADEETANEVKKKLDEGADFAELATEYSTDTGSAQNGGDLDWFGAGAMLPEFEEAAYSLEVNEISEPVESMYGFHIIKVTDKKDKEPFEDMKAELKEEVLLSKVNEEASVDTAVQKELDNANIKVKDSNLKNTFEKEQETEEES, encoded by the coding sequence ATGAAAAAATGGATGATTGCCTTAGGTGCAACCGCTTCAATTCTTGCACTGACTGCCTGTAACAATGACAAAGCCGATAATTCTGAGGTGATAGCTGAAACCTCTGCAGGTAATATTACACAGGACGAGCTATATGAAGCCATGAAGGACCGTTTTGGCGAAGAGGTTCTTCGGGAATTGGTATATGATAAAGTCTTAAGTGAAAAATACGAGGTTACAGATGAAGAAGTACAAGAACGATTAGATGAGTTGAAACAACAACTTGGACCTCAATTTGATTCTGCAATGGCTCAGAGCGGTTTCAAAAATGAAGAGCAGCTAAGCCAAACTTTGCGTATATCCATGCTGCAGGAAAAAGCAGCAATGGAAAGTGTGGAAGTTACAGACGAGGAAATTCAGAAATATTATGATGAGATGAAGCCTGAAATACGTGCAAGCCATATTCTTGTAGCAGACGAAGAAACAGCGAATGAAGTGAAGAAAAAGCTAGATGAGGGTGCTGATTTTGCGGAACTTGCAACAGAATATTCAACAGACACAGGTTCAGCCCAAAATGGCGGAGATCTTGACTGGTTCGGAGCTGGTGCCATGCTTCCAGAATTCGAAGAGGCAGCTTATAGCCTCGAAGTAAATGAGATCAGCGAGCCTGTAGAAAGCATGTACGGCTTCCATATTATTAAAGTAACAGATAAGAAGGATAAAGAACCTTTTGAAGACATGAAAGCGGAATTGAAAGAAGAAGTTCTCTTATCGAAGGTGAACGAAGAAGCTTCCGTTGACACTGCCGTTCAAAAAGAACTGGACAATGCCAATATAAAAGTGAAAGATTCCAACCTCAAAAATACATTTGAAAAAGAGCAGGAAACAGAAGAAGAAAGCTAA
- a CDS encoding HIT family protein, which yields MSDCIFCKIIDGDIPAAKVYEDEHVLAFLDISQVTKGHTLVIPKVHKENIYELTPEIAENLFKVVPKIANSIKEQFEPIGLNLLNNNGEAAGQSVFHYHLHILPRYGKGDGFGAVWKSNQSDYTSQDLQEIATKINQGIK from the coding sequence ATGAGTGATTGCATTTTCTGCAAGATTATTGATGGCGACATCCCTGCTGCCAAGGTTTACGAAGACGAACATGTTCTGGCTTTTCTTGATATCAGCCAGGTAACAAAAGGACATACATTAGTCATTCCGAAAGTACATAAAGAGAACATTTACGAACTAACACCTGAGATAGCCGAGAACCTTTTTAAAGTGGTTCCAAAGATCGCCAATTCGATTAAAGAGCAATTTGAACCGATTGGGCTGAACCTTTTAAATAATAATGGAGAAGCTGCCGGTCAATCGGTCTTCCATTATCATCTTCATATTCTCCCTCGCTACGGCAAAGGAGACGGTTTTGGAGCAGTGTGGAAGTCAAATCAGAGCGATTACACTTCGCAAGATCTGCAAGAAATCGCAACTAAAATTAATCAAGGTATTAAATAA
- a CDS encoding ABC transporter ATP-binding protein produces the protein MSLLEISGLTGGYTNQAVLRDVSFGVKAGELVGLIGLNGAGKSTTIKHVIGTMEPKKGSIKINGISIQEDTTKYRSTFTFIPETPILYDELTLYEHLELTAMAYGLSKETFEERLHPLLKEFRMEKRLKWFPAHFSKGMKQKVMILAAFLIEPKLYIVDEPFVGLDPLAIHSLLEMMDKVKKSGAGILMSTHILATAERYCDSFVILHEGEVRAKGTLEELRVQFKMPMASLDDLYIQLTKEESNV, from the coding sequence GTGAGTTTATTGGAGATTAGTGGGTTGACTGGTGGTTATACGAATCAGGCTGTGTTGAGGGATGTTTCGTTTGGTGTGAAGGCTGGCGAGTTGGTGGGGTTGATTGGCCTTAATGGTGCAGGGAAGAGTACGACGATCAAGCACGTAATCGGAACGATGGAGCCGAAGAAAGGGTCTATCAAGATTAATGGAATTTCCATTCAAGAGGATACGACAAAGTATCGCTCTACTTTTACATTCATTCCTGAAACACCGATTCTATATGATGAATTGACACTGTATGAACACCTAGAACTAACTGCGATGGCGTATGGGTTATCAAAAGAAACATTTGAAGAACGATTGCACCCGTTATTAAAAGAGTTCCGTATGGAAAAGCGTCTCAAGTGGTTTCCTGCACATTTTTCAAAAGGGATGAAGCAGAAGGTCATGATTTTAGCTGCTTTTCTGATTGAACCGAAGCTCTATATCGTCGACGAACCTTTTGTCGGTTTAGATCCGCTTGCCATCCATTCCTTGTTAGAAATGATGGATAAAGTGAAAAAGAGTGGAGCAGGCATCCTTATGTCCACGCATATCCTCGCGACAGCAGAAAGATACTGCGATTCATTCGTTATCTTACATGAAGGGGAAGTGCGGGCAAAAGGAACGTTGGAAGAGCTTAGGGTACAGTTCAAGATGCCGATGGCTTCGCTTGATGACCTCTATATTCAACTGACAAAGGAAGAGAGCAATGTTTAA
- a CDS encoding sporulation YhaL family protein, with amino-acid sequence MPWWMLLIVIGIVFSAYMTLRSAKEEKEVEEAIIEKEGQVYMDRIQEEREKKQVVNV; translated from the coding sequence ATGCCATGGTGGATGCTGTTGATCGTTATCGGAATTGTATTCAGTGCATATATGACGTTAAGGTCTGCAAAAGAAGAAAAAGAGGTAGAAGAAGCGATCATTGAAAAAGAAGGACAAGTATATATGGATAGGATTCAAGAGGAAAGAGAGAAAAAACAAGTTGTAAACGTATAG
- the serC gene encoding 3-phosphoserine/phosphohydroxythreonine transaminase — MKRVYNFNAGPAALPKQVLHRAQEELLDFQDTGMSVMELSHRSKEYEKVHQKAATLLQELLQIPNDYEILFMQGGASLQFSAIPLNFLPSDKTANYSLSGSWSEKALKEAQKIGSTHTSSTAKETGYSTIPSQLTLSTDAAYLHITSNNTIFGTQWWEFPSTPSYIPLIADMSSDILSRTINVEDFSLIYAGAQKNLGPSGVTVVIIKKELLEQCPSNIPTMLNYQTHAKNKSLYNTPPTFSIYMLSLVLDWVAEQGGIEAMERINKEKAELLYETIDQSEGFYIGHAEKDARSHMNVTFNLPSEELTSNFLIQAKEEGFVGLGGHRMVGGCRASIYNAVPLESCQALADFMKSFQAKNR, encoded by the coding sequence ATGAAGCGTGTTTATAATTTTAATGCAGGGCCGGCAGCACTTCCAAAACAAGTGCTGCACCGCGCCCAAGAGGAATTATTGGATTTCCAAGATACTGGTATGTCTGTTATGGAGTTAAGTCACCGGAGCAAAGAATACGAAAAGGTGCACCAGAAAGCAGCTACACTTCTACAGGAGCTTTTGCAGATTCCCAACGACTATGAAATTCTCTTCATGCAAGGTGGTGCAAGTCTGCAATTCTCAGCCATTCCTTTAAACTTTCTTCCATCGGATAAGACAGCTAATTATAGCCTGTCCGGTTCATGGTCTGAAAAAGCGTTAAAAGAAGCACAAAAAATAGGCTCAACCCATACTTCTTCCACCGCAAAGGAAACAGGGTATTCTACTATACCTTCTCAATTGACACTCTCGACAGACGCAGCTTATTTGCATATTACGAGCAACAACACCATTTTCGGAACACAATGGTGGGAGTTCCCATCCACTCCTTCGTACATACCATTAATTGCTGATATGTCGAGTGATATCTTAAGCAGAACAATAAATGTAGAAGATTTCTCCCTTATCTATGCAGGAGCCCAGAAAAACCTTGGGCCGTCTGGTGTTACTGTTGTGATAATAAAAAAAGAACTGTTAGAGCAATGTCCTAGCAATATCCCAACAATGCTGAACTACCAAACACACGCGAAAAATAAATCTCTATACAATACACCTCCAACCTTTTCCATCTATATGCTTTCCCTTGTATTGGATTGGGTGGCAGAACAAGGTGGCATTGAAGCAATGGAGAGGATTAATAAGGAGAAAGCAGAACTGCTATATGAAACTATTGACCAGAGTGAAGGTTTTTATATCGGTCATGCCGAAAAAGATGCAAGATCGCACATGAATGTTACGTTCAACCTCCCTTCTGAAGAGCTTACATCTAATTTTCTAATACAGGCGAAAGAGGAAGGTTTTGTAGGCCTTGGAGGTCACAGAATGGTCGGAGGCTGCAGAGCTTCTATTTATAATGCCGTACCATTGGAATCCTGTCAGGCATTAGCGGATTTCATGAAAAGCTTCCAAGCCAAAAATAGGTAA
- a CDS encoding YtxH domain-containing protein, with protein sequence MNGKSFIYGVLIGGTIAGVSALLTTAESGASRRAKIKSTAQSIQLTIEDLKQEAIHIKDQVTQAMEEGKATVGNIAEEIKVSVDLWQNSIKPHQESIQQDIANLQEELENLEKKLAKNTAE encoded by the coding sequence ATGAATGGGAAATCATTCATTTACGGAGTTTTAATAGGTGGAACAATTGCCGGTGTCTCCGCTCTGCTTACAACTGCAGAATCTGGAGCTTCCAGAAGAGCGAAAATAAAGTCAACTGCTCAATCTATTCAGCTGACGATTGAAGATTTGAAACAAGAGGCAATTCATATTAAGGACCAAGTAACACAAGCCATGGAAGAGGGAAAAGCAACAGTCGGAAATATTGCAGAAGAGATCAAGGTTTCAGTAGATCTTTGGCAAAATTCGATTAAACCTCATCAAGAATCCATTCAACAAGACATCGCAAACCTGCAGGAAGAATTAGAAAATCTAGAAAAAAAGCTAGCAAAAAACACTGCCGAATAA
- a CDS encoding YjcZ family sporulation protein produces the protein MSNAYAGGFALIVVLFILLVIVGAAWLY, from the coding sequence ATGAGTAATGCGTATGCAGGTGGCTTCGCGTTAATCGTAGTATTGTTTATCTTGTTGGTAATCGTAGGTGCAGCTTGGTTGTACTAA
- a CDS encoding MFS transporter: protein MSERVIKNNRAPLILLSFNLFIVMVGIGLVIPILPFYIDKFGADARTLGLLVAVFAFMQFLLAPVWGRLSDKIGRKPLITIGLFGFAIAEFIFAYASGLWMLFLSRILAGTFGSALMPTAMAYVSDVTSSEKRGQGMGIMGAAMGLGIVVGPGLGGWLAEYDLSLPFLVAGVAATIAGILSVIILPESYPKHSRETDAQDSAGEKRDNQFVTMYKALKSPVGFLLILVFIMSFGLANFQSIFGYYTMERYNYNPSEVGLIILIVGLVGTVVQGVLVGRMTKRFGEERVVTSALLISSFGFVLMTLATNFTTVLLTTCIFFLGNSLLRPSLNSFISKLAGNRQGLVMGLNNSFLSLGNVAGPILAGIFFEINIHIPYLFGACIMLFGLIVTKLWISKRAHKIEVSS, encoded by the coding sequence ATGAGTGAACGTGTGATAAAAAATAATAGAGCACCATTAATACTATTGAGCTTTAATCTATTTATCGTCATGGTAGGAATTGGGTTGGTTATTCCAATTCTCCCGTTTTATATCGATAAGTTTGGTGCCGACGCAAGGACATTAGGCTTGCTTGTTGCCGTGTTTGCGTTTATGCAATTCCTTCTTGCCCCTGTTTGGGGTAGGCTCTCCGATAAAATTGGAAGAAAGCCTCTGATCACAATCGGGCTTTTCGGTTTTGCTATTGCCGAGTTTATTTTTGCATACGCAAGCGGCCTATGGATGCTTTTTCTATCTCGTATACTAGCGGGTACCTTTGGCTCAGCACTTATGCCTACTGCAATGGCTTATGTTTCTGATGTCACTTCTTCTGAAAAAAGAGGTCAAGGCATGGGGATAATGGGAGCTGCGATGGGCCTTGGTATCGTTGTTGGTCCTGGACTTGGCGGCTGGCTTGCCGAATATGACCTGTCTCTGCCATTTTTAGTGGCAGGTGTGGCTGCGACCATAGCGGGAATACTTTCCGTAATTATTTTGCCAGAATCATATCCTAAGCATAGCAGAGAAACGGATGCTCAAGATTCAGCAGGAGAAAAAAGGGACAATCAGTTTGTAACGATGTATAAGGCTCTCAAAAGCCCTGTAGGTTTTTTGCTGATTCTTGTATTCATCATGAGTTTCGGTTTAGCTAATTTCCAATCCATTTTTGGGTACTACACAATGGAACGATACAACTATAACCCAAGTGAAGTCGGGTTAATCATCTTAATTGTCGGCTTGGTTGGAACGGTTGTCCAAGGCGTTCTAGTTGGCAGGATGACTAAACGGTTCGGAGAGGAAAGAGTGGTTACAAGTGCTCTCTTAATCAGTTCATTCGGTTTTGTGTTAATGACACTCGCAACAAATTTTACAACCGTACTATTAACCACCTGCATATTCTTCTTAGGGAATTCTTTGTTAAGACCATCTTTAAATTCCTTCATATCTAAACTTGCAGGGAACAGACAGGGCCTTGTGATGGGGCTCAATAATTCATTCTTAAGCTTAGGAAATGTAGCAGGTCCAATATTGGCAGGCATCTTCTTTGAGATAAACATACATATTCCATATCTATTCGGAGCATGCATTATGCTATTTGGACTAATCGTCACCAAACTATGGATCTCCAAAAGAGCCCATAAAATAGAAGTATCTTCATAA
- a CDS encoding DUF3267 domain-containing protein, producing the protein MNCWKSIDISRQYGLHRITLISFIITLLSFIVFFLSFSLMFHDTAVSSDNFGWFILGLLGMFTMHKLCHVLPLIATKNQVKLKWKFKCYMPYMKIKTKKPFTKIQSYAVLLAPFAIITSACILLAHIFPSYYHYFSMLAAVNLGLCIPDFLYIKLIQHAPSKCQIEELENGYDILIVNEKEIAS; encoded by the coding sequence ATGAACTGTTGGAAATCCATTGATATTTCGAGACAATATGGACTCCATCGCATAACACTTATTTCGTTTATCATCACTTTACTTTCGTTTATTGTATTCTTTCTGTCTTTTAGCCTAATGTTCCATGACACAGCTGTCTCATCTGACAATTTTGGATGGTTCATCCTTGGCCTTCTGGGAATGTTCACCATGCACAAACTATGTCATGTTCTTCCGCTAATCGCGACAAAAAACCAAGTAAAACTTAAATGGAAATTCAAGTGCTATATGCCTTATATGAAAATAAAAACAAAAAAGCCTTTTACAAAAATTCAATCTTATGCTGTTTTATTGGCTCCTTTTGCCATCATTACTTCAGCATGCATCTTACTTGCACATATTTTCCCAAGCTACTATCATTACTTTTCTATGCTTGCGGCGGTAAATCTTGGTCTATGCATTCCAGATTTCCTATATATTAAGCTTATCCAACATGCTCCAAGCAAATGCCAAATTGAAGAATTGGAAAACGGTTATGATATCTTAATAGTCAATGAGAAAGAAATAGCGTCCTAG
- a CDS encoding EcsC family protein, which yields MYEEKVMDETRRWKMQVAKKSTMFQRFSKGAQNKVNAIIPEKVHTIMTESIKKMVQGTLVGSNMTTKMNDGHVVMSLEEKEKWIQEKLNVYKKTAAVEGAGTGAGGILLGLADFPLLLSIKMKFLFEVAAIYGFNTKNYEERVFILYIFQLAFSSDSRRKEVLRYIENWEEHKEEAKELDWKAFQQEYRDHIDLIKMLQMIPGVGAVVGAYANYNFLDQLGTTAINCYRLRMFKEKGINI from the coding sequence TTGTATGAAGAAAAGGTAATGGATGAAACTAGAAGGTGGAAAATGCAGGTGGCAAAGAAGTCCACGATGTTTCAGCGCTTTTCGAAGGGTGCGCAAAATAAGGTGAATGCCATCATACCAGAAAAAGTCCACACTATCATGACAGAGAGCATTAAAAAGATGGTACAAGGGACACTAGTTGGGAGCAATATGACAACCAAGATGAACGATGGACATGTTGTTATGTCATTAGAAGAAAAGGAAAAGTGGATACAAGAGAAATTAAATGTGTATAAAAAAACAGCGGCAGTGGAGGGGGCAGGCACAGGTGCGGGGGGAATACTCCTTGGTCTGGCTGATTTTCCTTTACTCTTGTCGATTAAAATGAAATTTCTATTTGAAGTGGCTGCCATCTACGGTTTCAATACGAAAAATTATGAAGAGAGAGTATTCATCCTATACATTTTTCAGTTGGCCTTCTCTAGCGATTCCAGGCGAAAAGAAGTGTTAAGGTATATAGAAAATTGGGAAGAACACAAGGAGGAAGCAAAGGAGCTTGATTGGAAGGCATTTCAACAAGAATACAGAGACCACATTGATTTAATCAAAATGCTACAGATGATTCCAGGAGTTGGGGCGGTAGTTGGAGCGTATGCAAACTACAACTTTCTGGATCAATTGGGGACGACGGCGATAAACTGTTATCGGTTAAGAATGTTTAAAGAAAAAGGCATCAATATATAA
- a CDS encoding HTH-type transcriptional regulator Hpr translates to MLFSQRVAQLSKALWKTIEKDWQQWIKPYDLNINEHHILWIAYHLKGASISEIAKFGVMHVSTAFNFSKKLEERELLRFSKKENDKRNTYIELTEKGEQILLELMETYDPSKNSVFSGALPMHDLYGKFPELLDIMCVIRNVYGEDFMQIFERSFNNIEEDFVEVDGKLSKKEEVLEEKNESVTSS, encoded by the coding sequence ATGCTCTTCAGCCAACGTGTTGCCCAGCTGAGTAAAGCACTTTGGAAGACCATCGAGAAAGATTGGCAACAATGGATAAAACCATATGACTTAAATATTAACGAGCACCATATTCTATGGATTGCTTATCATTTAAAAGGTGCCAGTATTTCCGAGATTGCCAAGTTTGGAGTAATGCATGTATCGACTGCGTTCAACTTTTCTAAGAAACTGGAAGAGAGAGAACTGCTTCGTTTTTCTAAAAAGGAAAACGATAAGCGAAACACGTATATTGAACTAACGGAAAAAGGCGAACAGATTCTTTTAGAATTGATGGAAACCTATGATCCTAGTAAAAACTCAGTATTCAGCGGGGCTTTGCCGATGCATGACTTATATGGAAAATTCCCCGAGCTGTTGGACATCATGTGCGTGATCCGTAATGTTTACGGGGAAGATTTTATGCAAATATTTGAGCGTTCCTTTAATAATATTGAAGAAGATTTTGTAGAAGTAGACGGGAAGCTTTCCAAAAAAGAGGAAGTGCTTGAAGAAAAAAATGAAAGCGTTACTTCTTCTTGA
- a CDS encoding YjcZ family sporulation protein, translating to MSGGHSGGFALIVVLFILLVIVGAAWLY from the coding sequence ATGTCAGGTGGACATTCCGGCGGATTTGCGTTAATCGTAGTATTATTTATCCTGTTAGTAATCGTAGGTGCAGCTTGGTTATACTAA
- a CDS encoding ABC transporter permease, which produces MFNVDQLWQARFSQYIKDTRRYLRYMFNDHLVIVMIFLLSGLALAYQNWLEVVPPDFPYALLMGTVLALLMTRGSIHTFLKDPDLVFLLPLEEKLKPYIKKSFLYSILLESYFLLLVFGVSVPLFFTLTDATLQTLISVLLLLLGMKSWNLWMTWLINFYTDKKVRLVDWWVRLALNFGLLYLVFSEASLLFIGIVVVMMLLLLIYFQNATKKMNWKWDLLIENETKRMQLFYRVANLFVDVPGLKEKVKRRKWLDVVLSWTPYAKDKAFDYLYLRTFLRSGDYFGLYLRLLIIGAVLLLTLPVGYATYLVPVLVLYLTGFQLIPMWRHHYNKLWLSIYPVQEKHRILAFTKMITVILISQTIILAALLVFVATWVEVVVVLVGGIIFAFLYVQGVVKRKIASL; this is translated from the coding sequence ATGTTTAATGTCGATCAGCTCTGGCAAGCCAGATTCAGTCAATATATAAAGGATACGAGAAGATATTTACGCTATATGTTCAATGACCATCTTGTGATCGTGATGATTTTTTTGCTAAGCGGCCTTGCCCTTGCTTATCAAAACTGGTTAGAGGTGGTCCCGCCTGATTTTCCGTATGCGTTACTCATGGGAACAGTTTTGGCCCTTCTTATGACTAGGGGGAGCATTCATACATTTCTAAAGGATCCGGACCTTGTGTTTTTGCTTCCATTGGAAGAAAAATTAAAGCCTTACATCAAAAAGTCGTTTTTATATTCCATCCTATTAGAAAGTTATTTTCTATTACTTGTATTTGGTGTTTCTGTTCCGCTTTTCTTTACACTGACAGATGCAACGCTTCAAACGTTGATATCCGTGCTTCTTTTGTTATTGGGAATGAAATCCTGGAACCTGTGGATGACATGGCTCATCAACTTCTATACAGATAAAAAGGTGAGGCTAGTGGATTGGTGGGTCAGGCTTGCTTTAAACTTCGGCCTGCTTTATCTCGTATTTTCTGAAGCGAGTCTGCTGTTTATCGGTATAGTAGTGGTAATGATGCTGCTTTTGCTGATTTATTTTCAAAACGCGACCAAGAAAATGAATTGGAAATGGGACCTTTTGATAGAAAACGAAACCAAACGGATGCAGCTTTTTTATCGAGTAGCCAATCTTTTCGTTGATGTACCAGGGCTAAAGGAAAAAGTGAAAAGAAGAAAATGGTTGGATGTCGTTCTGTCGTGGACTCCTTATGCGAAAGACAAAGCATTTGATTATCTATACTTACGGACATTTTTGCGTTCGGGCGATTATTTTGGACTATATCTGAGGTTATTGATTATCGGAGCTGTTTTGCTTCTGACACTTCCTGTTGGGTACGCGACATATCTAGTGCCTGTACTTGTGCTATATTTGACGGGCTTTCAGCTAATTCCGATGTGGCGCCATCACTACAATAAACTCTGGTTGTCGATCTATCCTGTTCAAGAAAAGCATCGCATCCTTGCTTTTACTAAAATGATTACGGTTATCCTCATTTCACAAACCATTATCCTTGCTGCTTTATTAGTTTTTGTAGCTACATGGGTGGAAGTAGTGGTTGTGTTGGTTGGCGGGATCATTTTTGCCTTCTTATATGTACAAGGTGTGGTAAAACGCAAGATTGCTTCGTTATAA